One Castanea sativa cultivar Marrone di Chiusa Pesio chromosome 4, ASM4071231v1 DNA window includes the following coding sequences:
- the LOC142632736 gene encoding uncharacterized protein LOC142632736, which yields MPRTAIKGQILADFVAEFTDGQAHPEDAVMTIMSIGTANITPWEVYTDGASNRKGAGVGVVLISPEKLVIEKSLRLGFPATNNEAEYEALLVGSQMVRHLGGKVVRVFCDSRLVVGQVNGEFEAKDERMKSYLKRVQGVLGLFDSFKIQQVPRGHNSHADSLAMLATSLGSKLPRMVMVEDLLSSSLTSIPAVRVHSIHVGPSWMDPIIAFLLHGILPEDGKMVETIRRSAPRYWLSEEQKLYRHSYAGPYLLCVHPEAVEPLLEELHEARFSGGTAQKWE from the exons atgccccggACAGCTATCAAAGGGCAAATCCTTGCCGACTTCGTAGCCGAGTTCACGGACGGTCAGGCTCACCCCGAAGATGCCGTGATGACAATAATGTCCATTGGAACGGCAAATATCACTCCATGGGAAGTCTACACGGATGGGGCATCAAATCGAAAGGGAGCCGGGGTTGGAGTTGTGTTAATATCCCCCGAGAAACTAGTCATTGAAAAGTCGTTGAGGTTGGGATTCCCAgcaactaataatgaagccgagtacgagGCGCTCTTAGTGGGCTCCCAGATGGTTAGGCATTTGGGAGGAAAAGTGGTGAGGGTGTTCTGTGATTCCCGATTGGTGGTCGGGCAAGTTAATGGAGAGTTTGAGGCAAAAGATGAGCGGATGAAAAGCTATTTGAAACGAGTCCAGggggtgttgggtttgtttgacaGTTTCAAGATACAGCAAGTCCCAAGGGGACATAATTCTCATGCTGATTCATTAGCAATGTTAGCCACTTCGCTTGGATCGAAGTTACCACGTATGGTTATGGTGGAGGATTTGTTGTCCTCTAGCTTGACAAGCATCCCGGCAGTACGGGTTCACAGCATTCATGTAGGCCCaagctggatggacccaattATAGCTTTCTTACTGCACGGAATACTACCTGAAGATGGAAAAATGGTCGAGACGATACGAAGAAGCGCACCCCGTTACTGGCTATCGGAGGAGCAAAAACTTTATAGGCATTCCTATGCAGGTCCGTACCTCCTTTGCGTACATCCTGAAGCCGTGGAACCTTtgctggaagaattgcatgagg caaggttTTCCGGCGGTACTGCGCAGaaatgggaataa